One Nostoc sp. CENA543 genomic window, TTTCATCAAACAGGCTGACTCCCAGACGAGAAGCTGGTCCAAATGGCATTAATTCTATCTCCTGTTAACGAAAGAGGTTCAGAAAATTGTTTCAAAATGTAAAGAAATTTCAGATTGTGCATCCAGACAAACCAGATCAATCGATTGATTTGCTTGAACCTGAACGACTATTTTCACGGAAAATAGCAATTCTAATTCCCTAGATGCTCAAGCCTTTTAGGCGTTTTATACGCTTTGTTATGATCAATTTTCTTATGAGGAAGCAAAGATGAGCGTCAAGATTTGTAAATATTGATATAGTTGTAGCGTTTTGCACTTATTTTGCACAAACGATTTTGATCTGGGGGATTGGGGATTGGGCATTGGGCATTGGGAATTGGGCATTTACCCCTGCGCCCCTGCACCCCTGCCCCCTGCCCCCCTGCCCCCCTGCCCTCAAAACTCCTTGGGCAAACTCCCCTCCAGGGCGGCGGCGACAACGTAATGATTTTCGTCTTGTTGGAGTTGGGCTAGTAATAGTTTGGCTCTGGGGTCTGATGACAAACTCAGGGCTGTAGCGGTTCGCCAGCGATCGCGCCAATCTTTTGCCTGTGCTAATTCTGTAAGTAAATCTAGGGCTTGTTGCTGCAAATTCCCTTTGAGTAAACTGCCCAGTGCTAAAATTCCAGTTTCTTTGACTGTTTGTGTTTCGTCTTGTAAAGCTTGGCGAATTACGGCTAGCAGCACTTCGTCTTGATTGGCTTCCATGAGAATCGAGATAATCGTCTGGCGAGTCAACCAATGGCGATCGCGCTCAAACAACTGTTGTAGTAACGGTACAGATTCATTACCAAATTCAAACAGTGAATTGGCAATTTCCGCTAGTACATTATGGTCAGACTCTTCTTGTAGTAACTCTTTGAGGATTTGTAAGGATGCGGCTGTGCGATGATTCCCCAAGCCCATCACTGCCAAACGACGACACAGAAAGTCTTGATCAACCGCCAGTTTTTGCAAAATAGGCAGAGCTAAATCAGCCGGACATTGTGCTAATTCATCTAAAGCAGCTTTACGCTGGTCAAGCGCGCCAGACCTCAGTAAAGTTTCTAGTTCAGTGAGGCGATCGTTATTCATAAATTGTTACATGATTAAAAGCCTACCCTTAACATCCCCCTGCACCCCTGCCCCCTGCCCCCTACCTCTTCACTCCGTCGCCCCAGCTTGAATTAACAATTCCACTGCTTGAGCAGAACGAAAGGAATTACGAGCTTCACTCAAGGCTGTTGCACCCCAGCGATTTTGCGGACGGAAATCTGCACCATTGGCTAACAACAGTGTCATAGTTTCTAAATCGCCCCTCGCAGATGCCATCATTAAAGGAGTCCAACCGCCCAAGTTTGCGGTATTTACTGTTGCGCCCAGTTCAATCAATGCCTTAACTGTGTAAGTATGACCATTATCTGTGGCTAAGTATAAAGCTGTGTCACCGATTTTATTTACGGCATCCACCTCAGCACCCATTTTTACTAGACGTTGGACAATATCCGTTTGACCACGGCGCGCCATTGTCATTAATATAGTTTCCTCGTAGGAATTGCGATCGCTAATATTCGCGCCATGATCTAGGAGTAGCGAAACAATATTGCGGCGATCGCACTCCGCCGCAAACATTAACGGTGTGTAACCTGCGGGATTTTTAGTATTGACATCAGCATTATGTGCCAACAACAATTCCACAATTTCCAGATAACCTTCTGTAGCCGCCCACATCAAAGCTGTATTACTAGCTCCCACGGCTGTCACACCCCCCGTAGTATTGGGATCTGCGCCTTGAGCTAATAAGCTTTCGACAGCAGCAGTATCACCTTTGACAATCATGCGGATGAGGTTTTCGTTAAGAGAAGCCATTTTTATAAAGGAAAAAGGAAAAAGGCAAAAGGTAAAAGTACAGAAAGCTGAGTTTTGATGAGATGTTACACCCATAAGTTGCATAATTTCATTAGTCGAGAAAAGCTGTAAACTCTCTCCCTTGCACCCTGCCCCCCTGCGAATATTAATATGCAACTTAAAAGTACAACAGC contains:
- a CDS encoding HEAT repeat domain-containing protein, producing MNNDRLTELETLLRSGALDQRKAALDELAQCPADLALPILQKLAVDQDFLCRRLAVMGLGNHRTAASLQILKELLQEESDHNVLAEIANSLFEFGNESVPLLQQLFERDRHWLTRQTIISILMEANQDEVLLAVIRQALQDETQTVKETGILALGSLLKGNLQQQALDLLTELAQAKDWRDRWRTATALSLSSDPRAKLLLAQLQQDENHYVVAAALEGSLPKEF
- a CDS encoding ankyrin repeat domain-containing protein, producing the protein MASLNENLIRMIVKGDTAAVESLLAQGADPNTTGGVTAVGASNTALMWAATEGYLEIVELLLAHNADVNTKNPAGYTPLMFAAECDRRNIVSLLLDHGANISDRNSYEETILMTMARRGQTDIVQRLVKMGAEVDAVNKIGDTALYLATDNGHTYTVKALIELGATVNTANLGGWTPLMMASARGDLETMTLLLANGADFRPQNRWGATALSEARNSFRSAQAVELLIQAGATE